The sequence CGTGATGAAACGCTTGTCGCCGTTGATGATCCAGCCCGCGTCGTCATGTGAACCGTCACGAACCGCCTTCGTGCGCAGACCCGACGGATTCGATCCGGCGCCGGGCTCGGTCAATGCGAACGACGCCACTTCGCCGGTGGCCAACCGCTCGAGCCAGTCGGCCTTTTGCTGCTCGGTACCGAATCCCACGAGCACCTGACCGGCGATGCCGTTGTTGGTGCCGAACATCGACCGCAGCGCGAGCGATGTGTACCCGAGCTCCATCGCCAGCTCGACATCCTGGGCCAGGTTGAGGCCGAGGCCGCCCCACTCCTGCGGAATCGCGTAGCCGAACAGGCCCATTTTGGCGGCCTGCTCACGAAGGTCGTCGGGGACCCGGTCGCCTGCGAGGATTTCCTGCTCGCGCGGCACTACTGCGCTACGGACGAAGTGGCGGGTCTGGGCCAGGATCTCCTGGAAGTCCTCATCGCTGACTTGGGCGGTGGCGGTCATGAGGCGGAATCATATATGAAATATGATGTCGCCAATTAACCGAGGATGGGTGATCAGGTGTCATTGCTGACAGATCAGACGGCGGTCGTCACCGGCGGTGCGCAGGGCTTGGGATATGCGATCGCCGAGCGCTTCGTCGCCGAAGGCGCACAGGTGGTGCTCGGCGACCTCGACCTCGCCGCGACGGAGGCCGCAGCCGAACGCCTCGGCAACGACGCCACGCTGGCGGTGCGGTGCGACGTCACGAAGGCCGACGAGGTCGACGCGCTTGTCGCCGCGGCGGTCGAACACTTCGGCGGACTCGACATCATGGTGAACAACGCGGGCATCACCCGTGACGCGACGCTGCGCAAGATGACCGAGCAGCAGTTCGACGAAGTGATCGCCGTGCACCTGAAGGGCACGTGGAACGGCACCAAGGCGGCCGCCGCGATCATGCGTGAGAACCAGCGCGGAGCAATCGTGAACATGTCCTCGATCTCCGGCAAGGTCGGCCTGGTCGGCCAGACGAACTACTCGGCAGCCAAGGCGGGCATCGTCGGCATGACCAAGGCCGCCGCGAAGGAACTCGCCCATCTCGGGGTGCGGGTGAACGCAATCCAACCCGGCCTGATCCGGTCAGCGATGACAGAGGCCATGCCGCCACACATTTGGGACCAGAAGCTGGCGGAGGTGCCGATGGGCCGGGCAGGCGAACCCGCCGAGGTGGCGAAGGTGGCCCTGTTCCTGGCCAGCGATCTGTCGTCGTACATGACCGGCACCGTTCTCGAGGTCACCGGTGGGAGGCATATCTGATGCGCGCACGCGAGGTGGTGATCTGCGAACCGGTGCGCACACCGATCGGTCGCTACGGCGGCATGTTCGCGTCGCTGACCGCCGTCGACCTCGGGGTGACGGCACTCAAGGGACTGCTCGCGCGAACCGGAGTCCCACCCGAGGCGGTGCAGGACGTGATCCTCGGCCACTGCTACCCGAACAGCGAGGCGCCGGCCATCGGCCGCGTGGTCGCCCTGGACGCAGGCCTGCCCGTCACCGTGCCCGGTATGCAGGTCGACCGCCGCTGCGGATCGGGCCTACAGGCCGTGATCCAGGCGTGCCTTCAGGTGAGCAGCGGCGACAACGACCTCGTCATCGCAGGCGGCGCGGAGAGCATGACCAACGTCGCCTTCTACTCCACCGATATGCGTTGGGGCGGGGGCCGAACCGGCGTCACGGTGCACGACGCGCTCGCGCGTGGCCGCACGACCGCGGGCGGACAGCACTATCCGGTCCCCGGCGGCATGTTGGAAACCGCCGAGAATCTGCGCCGCCAGTACGGCATCTCACGGCAGGAGCAGGACGAACTCGCGGTTGCCTCGCATCAGCGAGCCGTCACCGCGCAGAAGGACGGCATCCTCGCCGAGGAGATCATTCCCGTATCAGTACGCACACGGCAGGGTGAGCAGATCATCGACACCGACGAGCATCCCCGTGCCGACACCTCCGTCGAGTCGCTGGCGATGTTGAAACCCGTTCTGGGAAAGAGCGATCCGGAGGCAACGGTCACTGCGGGCAATGCCAGCGGACAGAACGACGCCGCCTCCATGTGCATCGTGACGACGCCGGAGACGGCGGCCGAACTCGGTCTGGACCCGTTGGTCCGTCTCGTCTCGTGGGGTTCTGCCGGGGTGGCGCCGAACATCATGGGCATCGGTCCGGTTCCGTCGACCGAGGTCGCGCTCGGCAAGGCGGGTCTGCAGCTCAGCGACATCGACCTGATCGAGTTGAACGAGGCGTTCGCGGCGCAGGCACTGGCCGTGATGCGGGAGTGGGGTTTCTCCGACGCCGACCGTGAACGCACGAACGTGCACGGCTCCGGGATCTCGCTCGGCCACCCGGTCGGCGCGACCGGCGGCCGGATGCTCGCGACGCTGGCGAGGGAGCTGAACCGGCGCGAGGCGCGCTACGGCTTGGAAACGATGTGTATCGGCGGCGGGCAGGGCCTGGCGGCGGTGTTCGAGAGGGTTGGGGCATGAGCAGAATCGCGCAGACGCTCGGGCTGACGGAGTTTCAGACCGAGATCCTCGCCAACGTGCGGCGATTTGTCGACAAGGAGGTCATCCCCAACGCGCAGGAGCTCGAGCACGCCGATACCTATCCGCAGGACATCGTCGACCAGATGCGCGAAATGGGTCTGTTCGGCTTGATGATTCCCGAGGAGTACGGCGGGCTTGGCGAGTCGCTGCTGACCTACGCGCTCTGCGTCGAGGAACTCGCCCGCGGCTGGATGAGCGTTTCCGGCGTGATCAACACCCACTTCATCGTTGCCTACATGTTGCGCCAGCACGGCACCGACGAGCAGAAAAAGCGCTTCCTGCCGCGGATGGCCACCGGTGAGACGCGGGGCGCGTTCTCGATGTCGGAACCTGAACTCGGTTCTGACGTGGCCGCGATACGCACGCGGGCCAAGCGCAACGACGATGGCACCTACACCATCGACGGCCAGAAGATGTGGCTCACCAACGGTGGAAGCTCCACCCTGGTGGCGGTATTGGTGCGCACGGACGAAGGTGCGGAGAAGCCACACCGCAATCTGACCGCCTTCCTCGTCGAGAAGCCGACCGGCTTCGGCGAGGTCGCACCCGGGCTGGTGATCCCCGGCAAGATCGACAAGCTCGGATACAAGGGCATCGACACCACCGAGATGATTTTCGACGGCTACGTCGCTAACGGCGACGACATCCTCGGCGAGTCACCGGGGCAGGGTTTCTTCCAGATGATGGACGGCATCGAGGTCGGCCGGGTGAACGTGTCGGCGAGGGCGTGCGGCGTCGGCATCCGCGCGTTCGAGCTCGCAGTCCGGTACGCGCAGCAGCGCCAGACCTTCGGCAAGCCGATCGCCGAGCATCAGGCGATCGCGTTCCAGCTGGCCGAGATGGCGACGAAAGTGGAAGCCGCGCACCTGATGATGGTGAACGCGGCCCGCCTCAAGGACTCCGGTGAACGCAACGATGTCGCGGCGGGGATGGCCAAGTACCTGGCAAGCGAGTTCTGCTCCGAGGTCACCCAGCAGAGCTTCCGCATTCACGGCGGCTACGGCTACTCCAAGGAGTACGAGATCGAACGGCTGATGCGCGATGCCCCGTTCCTGTTGATCGGCGAGGGCACCAGCGAGATCCAGAAGAACATCATCAGCAAGCGACTGCTCGCCGACTATCGGATCTGACCGTGGCCGTTCCGGAGTTCGCCACCCGCCCACAGCTTTCCGAAGCGGTGGCACGGTTCGTGCGCAACCGGATCTTCGACGGTGCCTACGCGGCGGGCTCCTTCGTACGGCTCGACCAGTTGGCGGCGGAGCTGGGCATCAGCGTCACACCCGTTCGTGAGGCGCTCTTTCAGTTGCGCGCCGAGGGCCTGCTGGACCAGAAGCTGCACCGCGGGTTCGTGGTGCTGCCGGTGACCCGGCGCGATATCACCGACGTATCGGATGTGCAGGCGCACATCGGGGGAGAGCTGGCCGCGAGGGCGGCCGCGAACATCACCGACGAGCAGGTGTGTGAGCTCGAGTCGATCCAGTTGCAGCTGGAGGGCGCCTACGCCGGCGACGATCATGAGCGGGCGGTGCGGCTCAACCATGACTTCCATCGTGCGATCAACGTCGCCGCCGATTCGCCGAAGTTGGCTCAGCTGATGTCCCAAATAACCCGCTACGCGCCGGAATCGGTGTTCCCGACCGTCGAAGGGTGGCCGAAGCGGTCGATGCGCGACCACCGCAGGGTGGTCGCGGCGCTCGCCAAGCGTGATGCAGAGCAGGCGCGGGCCGCGATGTCAGAGCATCTCTCGGCGGGTGCGAAACCGTTGATCGATCACCTCGAGCAGCGGGGGGTTGTCACCTAACCCCGCGAGAAGACGCAAAAGTACCCGAAACCGTGGCGTTAGGGGTCCTTTTGCGTCTGCTCGCGCAGAGGAAGCGACCCTCAGCGGTCGGCCTCTGGTGACCGCGCCTGTTGAGTGGCCAGCATCTGTCTGAGCGCCGCGACGTCGACCTTTCCAGTTGCGCCGCGGGGTATCACGTCATCGGAGTCGACGAGCAGCCAGATCGTCGGTACTTTGAACGAGCTCAACAGCTTTCGCACCGACGTTCGAAGTCGATCGATGGGACCATCGCCGACCACCGCGGCGCCCACCTGCCCGGTCACATCGGTGACGAAGGCGTTTCGGACACCGTCGATGCTGCGGAGCGCATGCTCGACTTCGGTGGGATAGACGGTGGCACCGCTCACCTTGAACATGTCGTCGGTTCTGCCGTGGTAGAACATGAAGCCGTCCTCGTCGAGGTGGCCGAGATCGCCTGTGGGATACCAGCCATCGGCGGTGAACACCTCTTCACGGCTGCGGCGGCAGATGCCGCGCAGTGTGTTCGGTCCGCGGATCGCGATCATGCCGATCGTTTCAGCGGGCAGGGGTGAGCCGTCGTCGGTGTCGACGATGCGTACCTCGGTGCCGTCGAACGGCTTACCGCAGGATCCCCATGCCGATTTCGGCATATCGGTGTCGGCACGGTAGCCGCAGTAGGGCCCGAACGCCTCGGTCATGCCGAACAGCTTGGCCCGCGCGCCGGGCGCCGCCCGCCGGTCTGGTGGCAGCAGCGCCTCCAGACTGCCCGGTCGCAGTGCAGAGAGGTCGGCGCCGATCGACTCCGCCTGCCTGGCAAGCGCTTCGGCCTGATCCGGCCAACCGCGGAACAACGAGACCCGCTCGCGCTCCAGCAGGCGCAACGTGGTCTCGGGTCGGGGGATCTCCTCGGTGACCAGCGTCGCACCTGCGAGCAGCGCCGACAGGATGCCGCTGCCGAAACCGCCGACCCAGAAGAACGGCATCGGCAGGTACAGGCGCGTCTCGGCGTTGATGCACCTGGCCGCAAGGCCGGACTGGACGGCGCTCAGCGCATTGCCGTGCGAGTGGATGACGCCCTTCGGTGGTCCGCTGCTGCCCGAGGTGAACATGATGACCAACGTGTCTGCCGCCGTCACGGTCGCGCTGACGGCGTCGATGGAGTCGGTGACGGTGGCCTGCGGCAATTCGTCAGGTGTCGAAACAGCGCGCAGTGCAGGCAGATCCGTCGGTAATCGGCATGCTGTCCTCAGCTCGTCGATGTAGCGGTGACCGCGGAACTCGTCGACGGCAACCAGGTACTGCACAGAGGCGACCCGAAGCTGGGCGACCAGCTCGCGCGGTGCCAGCAGCGTGCTCAGCGGTACCAGCACGGCGCCGATGCGGCTGAGCGCCAGCGCTGTCTGCACCCAGCGGGCACCGTTGGGCATGATCAGTCCGACCCTGGTGCCCTTGGTGACGCCTGCTTCCAGGAACGAGGCCGCCACGGTGCGCGTCGAGGCGTCGAGTGCGGCGAAGGTCAGGCGGTCGGTCTGGTCGATGACCATCGGCTTGTCCGGGTGCTCGATGGCGCGGTGCCGGAGTAGTTCGTCGATCGTCGTCGGTGCCTCAGCCATCGAACATCGCCGCAAGCCTTTTCATATCGACCTTGCCGCTGGACAGTGCGGGAATCTGTGCGGGAGGAACCGCGACGATCCGCTTCGGGATCTTGTAGGCGGAGAGTTCTCGCTTCAGCGCGTTTTGCAGCGAGGCCTCGTCGATGGGGTCGTCGGTGGCGATCACCGCGACGACAGCCTCTCCGCGATCGGAGTCGGGTATCCCGAACGCGTACGCCGTCGCGCCGCCGCTGATCCGGACGAGCGCTTTCTCCACCTCAGCGGGTGCGACGTTGGCGCCCGCGGTCTTGATCATCGATCCGCGTCTACCTACGAAGTAATAGAAGCCGTCGGCGTCGACGCGCACGAGATCACCTGTGTCAAACCAGCCGTCGGCGTCGAAGCATTCCTCGCGGCTGCGCTTGTGGTAGCGCTGCATCACGTACGGCCCCCGGATGCACAGCTCGCCGTGCTCGTCGATCTGTGTCTCGAACCCCGGCGCGGGCTTGCCGAACGATCCTCGGCGGTGTTCGGGCTGGTCGGATTCGTCTCCGCTGATCAGCACGACACCGCCCGCCTCGGTCAGCCCCAGCATGTTGTGCCGTAGTTCGGGATCGCGGGGGCGCACCTCGGGTGCCATGACGGGATAGAGATTGCCGCGCCGCATCGACGACAGGTCACGCATCTCGAGGTGGGGATCGCGGGCCAGATGGGCGATGCCCGCGACGAATCCGTTCGTCATGGTCGGCCGTTGCGCCTCGAGGAGATCGAGTGTCCTGTATGCCTCGGTGGCGTTCGAGCACACCAGCGTCGATCCGGCTACCAGGGTGGCGAGCAGGCCGAAGGCGAGCCCGCCGATCCAGAAGAAGGGCGAGTTGCAGAACAGGATGTCGTGTGCGGTCAGGCCGCGAATGGTGTTCAGATTGCGCTGATGTTCGAGCAGCGCACCCTGGGTGTGCAGCACGCCCTTGGGGGCGGCGGTCGAACCCGACGTGTAGACGATCGCCAGCGGGTCGGATCCGTCGACGTCCGCCTCCAGCGCTGTCAGGAGCGTCTCGTCGATCCCCGGCGGCGGAAGCGTATCGAACAGCGCATGGCGTAGCAGCGGGGCAGACTCGCGGATATCAGACAGCCGCTGCGCGAAGTCGTTTCCGCGGTATGACGAGGTGGCGAGCAGAATCGTGACATCGCTGTGAACCAGTTGCTCCCGCAGCTCCGGGGCAGTTGCGAACGTGGTGAAGGGAACCACCACCGCCCCGATCCTGGCGATCGCCAACAACCCGACCACGAAGTCCGACCCGTTCGGGTGCAGCAGGCCGACGTGTGTGCCCTTGCCCGCACCGAGGGCGACCAGCCCTCGGGCGAGGTCGGTCGAGCGGCGCTGCGCCTCCGCATAGCTGAGCCGGTCGTCGTCGCAGACGAGCAGCGGATGGGAACCCCGCGCTTCTGCTTGCCGCCGCACAAGCCCGGCGATGGTCTCGGTTTCAGCGGGCACGGATGGCGCTCAGATCGGGCTTGCCGGACGGCGTGCGGGGGATCGTGTCCACGATCGTGATCTCGGTGGGAATCTCATAGCGCGCCAGCCGGTTCCTCAGGTACTCCGCCAGCTCGGCGGGTTTGGCTGAGGTGCCGTTCCTCAGCTCGACCACCGCGACCGGTGTCTCGCCGAGCCGTTCGTCGGGTCTGCCCACCACGGCGGCGCCCTGCACCGCGGGGTGGCTTTCCAGCGCCGCGCGCACCTCGTCGGGTATCACTTTGAAGCCGCCGCGGATGATGGCCTGATCGGCGCGCCCGAGGATCCACAGGAAACCGTCTTCGTCGATGCGCGCCAAGTCGGTCGTTCGGATCCACTCCGCCGACGGACCCAGCTGGCCCGGTTTGACCTCGAGCAGCCCGGGTTGATCGGGGCCAAGCGGGTTGCCGGCATCGTCGACCACCCGCAGCTGTGCGCCCGGGTTTGCGCGTCCGACGCTGCCCCGTTTGGCCTGCCAGTGCTTCTGGTGATCGGCCAGCGTCCAGCCGGCGACGCCGCCACCGAACTCCGTTGCAGCATAGGACGTCAGCACGGGGATCCCGAACTTCTCCTGAAAGGCATCGGCGTCGTCGGCTGACAACGGCGCGGTGCCCGAGGTGACGGCGCGGATGCTGTCGAGGTCTTCGCGTCGCAACGCGGAGTGCAACACCGTTCGCAGTGCGGCGGGCACAAGGGATACCGCCCTGGGGCGATGCCTGCGCACAGCGTCGACCCACGTGTCGAGGTCGAACCGGTCGAGCAGCGCGAACGGCCGTGCCTCAGCGACGCATTGCAGGACCCGGAACACGCCGCCGATGTGCACCAGCGGTGCGTTGACGATCGCGACGCCGGAGCGGACCTCTGCGGGCGCCTTCGAGCTGGCCGGCTTCGGGCCCAGCACGCTGTGCGCCAGCATGTCGTAGGTGAGGTCGATGCGTTTCGGCGGTCCGGTCGTTCCGCTGGTCAACATGCGCACCGCGACACCGGGGCGGACGGCGTCGTGGCCCCTGCCGGCCTCCATCTCCTGCGGCTCGGCGGCGAGCGTCGAGATCGAGACGACGGTCGACCCGGATCCGCTGCCCACCAACGTAAGAAGATCATCGGCGGCGCCGATCAACACCGGTAGGTCCAGCGCGGCGATGTCGGCCTTCGTGCGGTCGTCGCCGCGGGACGGGTTGATGACGACCACCGATCCGCCGGCCAGCAGCACGCCGAGGAGTGCGGCGATATGCGCCGGCCGGTTGCGCAGCAGCATGCCGACCTGGCCACGGCCGTCGACCACCGCTGCGATCCGTCGAGCGAGGGTCGCGAGGTCCCCGTAGCTGGACCAGTGACCGTCGTACTCGACGGCGGACGCGCCGGGCGCAAGGGCGAGCACGGCCGTGATTCGTTGGCTCAACGGGTGGCCGGTCATCACCGGATCCTCGGCTCGGCCTTCACCGGCCCGCCCTGCTGCGCGAGCTCGGCGGTGCCGATCGGGTTGCCGAGCCTGGTATAGATGAGGTTCTGCTCCATTGCCGCGCGGTACGGCTTGTCCAGCGACTCCCAGATCGCCTTCACGGTGCCCTGTGTCGCCGACGGCGGTTTGGTGGCGATCGTTGCCGCGATGGCGTGCGCGCGCCCCCACAGCCGGCTGCGCGCTACGACCTCGGTTACCAGCCCGATGCGCAACGCCGTGTCGGCGGCGACTCTCTCGTCGTTGCCCATCAACGCGATTCGCAGGGCTTCGGCAAGACCGATTCGTCGCATCATGCCGATCGGTTCGAGCGCGCATACCAGGCCTGCGGAAACGTGCGAGTCGAAGAACGTAGCGTCGTCCGAACAGATGACCACATCGGCTTCGTTGACGAAGTAGAAAGCACCGGCGGTGCAGATGCCGTTGACGGCGCAGACGACCGGCTTCCACATCTTTTGCCACTTGGGGCTGAGCGCCTCGCCGGGATCCTCGTGGTTCCAGACGTTGTCGGGTTGGCCGTAGGACGATTTCACGTCGAGGCCCGCGCTGAAGGCCCGATCACCCGCTGCGCGCAGCACCACTGCGTTGACCGACTCGTCGTGTTTCACGATCCGCCATGCGCGCGCCATCTCCTCGCACATCGTCCGGTTGAACGCGTTGAGTACGTCGGGCCGGTTCAATGTGATGGTCGCGACGCGATCGTCGGCGTCGACATCGAGAAGGATGGTCTCGAAGGCTTCGCTCATCGGCACTGCCAGTTCGGCGCGCGCTTTTCGACGAAGGCCCGCGGTCCTTCGAGGGAATCCTCGGTATGCAGATTGCGCTCCCTGAAGGCCTCCGCGAGGATCTCGCCGTCGTGCAGCGGCAGGTCGAGCGTTTTGTGGATGGCCAGCCGGGTGCCTCGAACCGCAAGTGGCGCATTGCTGTTCACCATGTCGGCGATCTCGTGTGCGCGTTCGAGCAGGCGCGCGTCCTCGACTACCTCGCTCACCATGCCCAGTTCGTACGCGCGCCGGGCGTCCATTCGCTCGTGCTTACCGGCGAGCGCCATCCGCAGCGCGACGTTTCGGGGCAGTACACGTGCCAGCCGCACCATCTCGCGTCCGGCGACCAGACCGATGCTGACGTGCGGATCGAAGAAGGTGGCCTTGTCGGACGCGATGACGATGTCACCGGTGGTGACCCAGTCGAGCCCGGCGCCACAGCAGATGCCGTTGATCGCCGCAAGCACCGGCTTGGCCATCCGGCGAAACGGCGGCGTGCCCTCCTGCGGCGCCTCCCACTGGTCGTAGGTCGACAGGTAGGCCTTCTCGTTGATGACCTTGCCGTCCTCGGGGATCTGCTTGGCGTCGGCACCCGTGCAGAACGCCCGCCCGGTTCCGGTGACGATGAGAAGCCAGACGTTGTCGTCGGTCTCTGCCTCGTCATAGGCGGCACGCAGTTCGCTGATCATGAACGGGCTGAGCGCGTTGAGGGCCTCCGGGCGATTCAGCGTGATGGTGGCCTTGTGCCCGTCGACGTCATAGTTGATGGTGTCGTACGCCTGCACGGCCATCGGTGGTCCCTTCGTCGCATGGTTGTCGGTCATCGGCCGTGGAACTCCGGCGTGCGCCGCTCGCGGAACGCCGAAAGGCCCTCTTTGAAATCTCCTGTCCGGCAGGAGAGTTCCAGGTTGAACAGCTCCTGGTTCATCGCCTGTGGGAGGGTGGCGTGCTGGCTGTAGTGAATCGCCTGTTTGGCCAGGCCGATCGCGACGGTCGGGCCCTCGACCAGCCGGCTGAGCAGCGTCCCGGCGGCGGCGTCGAGGACGGACGCATCGACGGCGTCGTGGATGAGGCCCCACTGCGCGGCGTCCGATGCCGTCACCTTCTCGCCGAGCAATAGCATGCGCTTGGCCCGCGCCAATCCCACGAGTCTCGGAAGCAGCCACGTGGAGCCGGAGTCAGGGCTGAAGCCTCGTGTCACGAACGGCTCCCAGAACACCGCGTCGCTGGAGGCCACCGTGAAGTCCGCGGCCAGCGCCACGTTGCAGCCGAGGCCGACCGCCCAGCCGCGCACCGTGCACACCACAGGCAGGTGAATGGTCCCGACGAGTTCGACGAGTCGATGCGACGTGTGGGGTATGCGGCGGACAAGATCACCGGTGCGCGGCCGCTTTCCGTCGGCGTTGCCGGCCACCCAGTCGGCGCCCGAGCAGAAGTCGTCGCCCTCGCCGCGAATGTGGATGGCGCGCAACGTGTCGTCGGCTGCCGCTTCGGTCAGCGCGCCGACGAGGGTGTCGACCATCGGATGGCTCAGTGAGTTACGTCGAGCCGGACGGTCGAGCGTGAGCCGGAGGATCGCGCCGTCCAGGTGCACACGGACCGCGCCGTCCGAGCCGACCTCTTGACTCACTGCCGGGTCCCTTCTCGAGCCTATACGGATACCCATACAGTAGGCTAAACCATTTCTATCCTGTACAAGATAGACAAGAAAGGCCTGCGATGGCAGACGCTGACACCCCTCGGTTCGGTGAGCAACCGCTTGCCCAGACCGTGGCCGTCGCCGGTGCACTGCGGCGGCTGGCGGGCCAACTGCTGTCGCTGGAGCAGCCGCACCCGGCGGTGGACGCCATGCTCGAGGCGCTCGGCAAATGGGAGAAGGAGCTGGCCGGCGCCGTCTCGCCCGACCCGGCCCCGCGGATCGGCAAGGGAGCGGACACCCAACGGGTCTACCTGTCCCACGCTTTCGACATCGGCGCGTTCAACCCGTGCTTTCCCACCTATGAGTTCGAGCGCATCGACGCCGAGACGGCGGAGGGCCGGGTCACTTTCCCGGTCGTTTACGAGGGCCCGCCTGGCCTGGTGCACGGGGGCTTCTTGGCTGTGTTCTTCGACTGCGTGATCCAGCACCAGAACTGTGCGACCGAGCTGTCGGGCAAGACCCGCTCACTGAACGTGAAGTTCCGCAGGCCCACGCCCATCCTCACCGAGCTGCACTTTTACATCGAGCGCGCACAGGTCGAGCGGGGCGTCACATCGACGGTGCGGTTGTCGCTCGGCGACGAGGTGTTGTGCATCGGGGAAGCCACGACGCTCGCTCTCTCCCCGGACAAGCTCACCGGATTCGACTTCGGCAAGCGACGGGCCTGATCTCGTGGAACTACGGGGGATTCGCCAACCGCGCGTCGCTGAGATCGTTGCTGCGCGGCTGCGCGACGAGATCCTCGCCGGCCGGCTCAAGGAGCTACCGTCCCAGGAGAGCCTATTGGGACAGTTCTCGGTGAGTCCGCCTGCGTTGCGCGAGGCGATCCACATCCTGGAAACCGACGGCCTGATCTCGGTGCGGCGCGGCAACGTCGGGGGTGCGGTGGTTCACCTACCCTCGGCGGCGCGCACCGCGCACATGATCAGCATGGTGCTGCAGACCCGCGACTCCACGCCCGCCGACGTCAGCGAGGCGCTGCTGCACCTGGAGCCGATCTGCGCGGGCATGTGTGCGTCCCGGGAGGACCGGATGGACGAGGTCGTCCCGTATCTGCAGGCCGAAATCGATCGTCAGGCAGAACAGTTCGACGACGTTTCGGCGTATGTGCCCAACGCTCGTCGGTTCCATGAAGCGCTGGTGTCGCGCTGCGGCAACGAACCGATGATCCTGTTGATCGGTTCGCTCGAGTTGATCTGGTCGGCGCACGAGTCCTCGGTGTGGAGCGACGACGACGTGAACCACAAGACCATGCGGGCCGCCTTACGCGACCATCAG is a genomic window of Mycobacterium sp. ITM-2016-00318 containing:
- a CDS encoding acetyl-CoA C-acetyltransferase, translating into MRAREVVICEPVRTPIGRYGGMFASLTAVDLGVTALKGLLARTGVPPEAVQDVILGHCYPNSEAPAIGRVVALDAGLPVTVPGMQVDRRCGSGLQAVIQACLQVSSGDNDLVIAGGAESMTNVAFYSTDMRWGGGRTGVTVHDALARGRTTAGGQHYPVPGGMLETAENLRRQYGISRQEQDELAVASHQRAVTAQKDGILAEEIIPVSVRTRQGEQIIDTDEHPRADTSVESLAMLKPVLGKSDPEATVTAGNASGQNDAASMCIVTTPETAAELGLDPLVRLVSWGSAGVAPNIMGIGPVPSTEVALGKAGLQLSDIDLIELNEAFAAQALAVMREWGFSDADRERTNVHGSGISLGHPVGATGGRMLATLARELNRREARYGLETMCIGGGQGLAAVFERVGA
- a CDS encoding class I adenylate-forming enzyme family protein; protein product: MAEAPTTIDELLRHRAIEHPDKPMVIDQTDRLTFAALDASTRTVAASFLEAGVTKGTRVGLIMPNGARWVQTALALSRIGAVLVPLSTLLAPRELVAQLRVASVQYLVAVDEFRGHRYIDELRTACRLPTDLPALRAVSTPDELPQATVTDSIDAVSATVTAADTLVIMFTSGSSGPPKGVIHSHGNALSAVQSGLAARCINAETRLYLPMPFFWVGGFGSGILSALLAGATLVTEEIPRPETTLRLLERERVSLFRGWPDQAEALARQAESIGADLSALRPGSLEALLPPDRRAAPGARAKLFGMTEAFGPYCGYRADTDMPKSAWGSCGKPFDGTEVRIVDTDDGSPLPAETIGMIAIRGPNTLRGICRRSREEVFTADGWYPTGDLGHLDEDGFMFYHGRTDDMFKVSGATVYPTEVEHALRSIDGVRNAFVTDVTGQVGAAVVGDGPIDRLRTSVRKLLSSFKVPTIWLLVDSDDVIPRGATGKVDVAALRQMLATQQARSPEADR
- a CDS encoding class I adenylate-forming enzyme family protein; translated protein: MTGHPLSQRITAVLALAPGASAVEYDGHWSSYGDLATLARRIAAVVDGRGQVGMLLRNRPAHIAALLGVLLAGGSVVVINPSRGDDRTKADIAALDLPVLIGAADDLLTLVGSGSGSTVVSISTLAAEPQEMEAGRGHDAVRPGVAVRMLTSGTTGPPKRIDLTYDMLAHSVLGPKPASSKAPAEVRSGVAIVNAPLVHIGGVFRVLQCVAEARPFALLDRFDLDTWVDAVRRHRPRAVSLVPAALRTVLHSALRREDLDSIRAVTSGTAPLSADDADAFQEKFGIPVLTSYAATEFGGGVAGWTLADHQKHWQAKRGSVGRANPGAQLRVVDDAGNPLGPDQPGLLEVKPGQLGPSAEWIRTTDLARIDEDGFLWILGRADQAIIRGGFKVIPDEVRAALESHPAVQGAAVVGRPDERLGETPVAVVELRNGTSAKPAELAEYLRNRLARYEIPTEITIVDTIPRTPSGKPDLSAIRAR
- a CDS encoding GntR family transcriptional regulator codes for the protein MAVPEFATRPQLSEAVARFVRNRIFDGAYAAGSFVRLDQLAAELGISVTPVREALFQLRAEGLLDQKLHRGFVVLPVTRRDITDVSDVQAHIGGELAARAAANITDEQVCELESIQLQLEGAYAGDDHERAVRLNHDFHRAINVAADSPKLAQLMSQITRYAPESVFPTVEGWPKRSMRDHRRVVAALAKRDAEQARAAMSEHLSAGAKPLIDHLEQRGVVT
- a CDS encoding class I adenylate-forming enzyme family protein, coding for MPAETETIAGLVRRQAEARGSHPLLVCDDDRLSYAEAQRRSTDLARGLVALGAGKGTHVGLLHPNGSDFVVGLLAIARIGAVVVPFTTFATAPELREQLVHSDVTILLATSSYRGNDFAQRLSDIRESAPLLRHALFDTLPPPGIDETLLTALEADVDGSDPLAIVYTSGSTAAPKGVLHTQGALLEHQRNLNTIRGLTAHDILFCNSPFFWIGGLAFGLLATLVAGSTLVCSNATEAYRTLDLLEAQRPTMTNGFVAGIAHLARDPHLEMRDLSSMRRGNLYPVMAPEVRPRDPELRHNMLGLTEAGGVVLISGDESDQPEHRRGSFGKPAPGFETQIDEHGELCIRGPYVMQRYHKRSREECFDADGWFDTGDLVRVDADGFYYFVGRRGSMIKTAGANVAPAEVEKALVRISGGATAYAFGIPDSDRGEAVVAVIATDDPIDEASLQNALKRELSAYKIPKRIVAVPPAQIPALSSGKVDMKRLAAMFDG
- the fabG gene encoding 3-oxoacyl-ACP reductase FabG, with the protein product MGDQVSLLTDQTAVVTGGAQGLGYAIAERFVAEGAQVVLGDLDLAATEAAAERLGNDATLAVRCDVTKADEVDALVAAAVEHFGGLDIMVNNAGITRDATLRKMTEQQFDEVIAVHLKGTWNGTKAAAAIMRENQRGAIVNMSSISGKVGLVGQTNYSAAKAGIVGMTKAAAKELAHLGVRVNAIQPGLIRSAMTEAMPPHIWDQKLAEVPMGRAGEPAEVAKVALFLASDLSSYMTGTVLEVTGGRHI
- a CDS encoding acyl-CoA dehydrogenase family protein, with the protein product MSRIAQTLGLTEFQTEILANVRRFVDKEVIPNAQELEHADTYPQDIVDQMREMGLFGLMIPEEYGGLGESLLTYALCVEELARGWMSVSGVINTHFIVAYMLRQHGTDEQKKRFLPRMATGETRGAFSMSEPELGSDVAAIRTRAKRNDDGTYTIDGQKMWLTNGGSSTLVAVLVRTDEGAEKPHRNLTAFLVEKPTGFGEVAPGLVIPGKIDKLGYKGIDTTEMIFDGYVANGDDILGESPGQGFFQMMDGIEVGRVNVSARACGVGIRAFELAVRYAQQRQTFGKPIAEHQAIAFQLAEMATKVEAAHLMMVNAARLKDSGERNDVAAGMAKYLASEFCSEVTQQSFRIHGGYGYSKEYEIERLMRDAPFLLIGEGTSEIQKNIISKRLLADYRI